The Deinococcus misasensis DSM 22328 sequence AATCAATTCATACCAAATCACAAATGGCAAACACCTGTCCGAGGTGACAGGCTCGCTGTGGCCGTCTGAACCAGCAGAACGGCTGAAAGGGAAAACATGGTTTCAAAGCGCATGATGGGAGGGTTGCTGACCCTCGCACTGATGGTCAGTTCTTGTGGAAGTCAAGTCCCCGCTCCTGTAGAGCAAGTTCAGCCTGCTGCGGCAGGTGGATTGCAAGTCTATTTCAAAAAGCCAACCACCTGGGGAACCGCCAACATCCACTACTGGAACACGGTGGCTTCTCCTGCACTGGCTGCAACCACCTGGCCTGGTGTGGCAACCACTGCGGCTTCTGGTGGCTGGGTCACTTACACGCTTCCCAATGCCACATCCAGCAACTTGCTGTTTGTGAATGCCAGCAACACCACCCAGAAGACCGTGGACCTTTCCCGCAACCGGGATGGCTGGTTCAATGGAACCACCTGGTACGAAACCAACCCTGACGTGGCAGGTGCTGGTCTGACTGTGCATTTCAAGAAACCCACCGCCTGGGGCAAAGCCAACATTCACTTCTGGAATGTGGCAGCCCAACCTGTGATTGCCAACACCACTTGGCCCGGTGTTGCCATGGTGGACGAAGGCAATGGCTGGTTCAAATACACCTTCGCCAATGCATCATCGGCCAACTTGGTGTTTGTGGATGGCAACAACACGGCCAACAAAACCGGTGACCTGTTTCGTGTGGTGAAAGAAGGCTGGTACGATCCAGCCACCAGTGCCTGGAGTGACACCTCTGGGGTCTGCTCCAACACCACCACAGTGGGCAATCCCACCGCTCTCACCAGCACTGCTGGTGACAAGCAAATCAGACTGACCTGGACCCCCTCCAGCGACTGTCAGGTGACGGGCTACAGGGTGTACCAGAAAACCAGTGCCCAGACCACCTACACTTTGCTCACCACCACCCCTCTGGCCAAAACCGCCAACACCTTCACGGCCACAGCCCTCACCAACGGCACCACCTACAATTACAAAGTGGTGGCCATCAACAGTGCAGGCACAGAATCCACGGGAGCCACTGCCTCTGGAACCCCCGTTGCTCCCCCGAGTGGCATCACCCTGAATTTCAAAAAACCCAGCAGTTGGAGCAATGTCAATGTGCATTACTGGAGTGTCACGGCCAGTCCTGCGATTGCCAACACCACCTGGCCAGGTGTACCCACCACTGCCATTGGTTGCGGCTGGTACCGTCAGACCTTCTCTGGAGCCACCAATGTCAATGCATTGTTTGTGGATCCGGCCAACACGGGGGTCAAGACTCCGGACCTGACCAACCGCACAGCAGATGGCTGGTATGACGGCAATACCATGAGCTGGGTGGCTGCCCCGACCATCCCTTCAGGCGCATTGACCAATCCTGCTTCCCTTGCAGCCGTGGGTGGAACCGGACAGGTGGCCCTGAGCTGGACGGCACCCAACGACTGCCGCCTCACCAATGTGAGGGTGTACCAGAAAACCAGTGCCCAGACCACTTACACCCTTGCCGCCACCTTGCCTGCCACCGCAACTTCATACACCGCCACAGGGCTGACCGGAGGCACCACCTACAACTTCAAAATTGCCAGCACCGATGGCAGTGCTGAATCCTCTGGCGTTCTCGTCAATGGGACGCCCACCGTGTGCGCCACTGGACCTGTGGGCAACCCCTCCGGTCTGACAGGCTCTGCGGGACCCAACAGCTTTGCCTTGAGCTGGACGGCATCCACCGACTGTCAGGTGACAGGTTATCGGGTGTACCGCAAACTCAGCACCGAAACCAATTACACCCTGGTGACCAGCACCCCTCTGGCCAAAAATGCAACAAGCTATACTGCCAGTGGCCTGACTGCGGGTCAAACCTACAATTTCAAAGTGGTTGCCGTGAATGCTTCCGGAACGGAATCCACAGGTGTCACCACCAGTGGCGTGCCGCTGCAGCAAGCCCCGAGAACCGATTTCCGTGAAGAGTCCATCTATTTCGTGATGACCACCCGTTTCTACGACGGAGACACCACCAACAACACCGCCTGCTGGGACGATTCGGTGGCAGGCAATGTCGGTGATCCTTGCTGGAGAGGGGACTTCAAAGGCCT is a genomic window containing:
- a CDS encoding starch-binding protein, with the translated sequence MVSKRMMGGLLTLALMVSSCGSQVPAPVEQVQPAAAGGLQVYFKKPTTWGTANIHYWNTVASPALAATTWPGVATTAASGGWVTYTLPNATSSNLLFVNASNTTQKTVDLSRNRDGWFNGTTWYETNPDVAGAGLTVHFKKPTAWGKANIHFWNVAAQPVIANTTWPGVAMVDEGNGWFKYTFANASSANLVFVDGNNTANKTGDLFRVVKEGWYDPATSAWSDTSGVCSNTTTVGNPTALTSTAGDKQIRLTWTPSSDCQVTGYRVYQKTSAQTTYTLLTTTPLAKTANTFTATALTNGTTYNYKVVAINSAGTESTGATASGTPVAPPSGITLNFKKPSSWSNVNVHYWSVTASPAIANTTWPGVPTTAIGCGWYRQTFSGATNVNALFVDPANTGVKTPDLTNRTADGWYDGNTMSWVAAPTIPSGALTNPASLAAVGGTGQVALSWTAPNDCRLTNVRVYQKTSAQTTYTLAATLPATATSYTATGLTGGTTYNFKIASTDGSAESSGVLVNGTPTVCATGPVGNPSGLTGSAGPNSFALSWTASTDCQVTGYRVYRKLSTETNYTLVTSTPLAKNATSYTASGLTAGQTYNFKVVAVNASGTESTGVTTSGVPLQQAPRTDFREESIYFVMTTRFYDGDTTNNTACWDDSVAGNVGDPCWRGDFKGLIEKLDYIKALGFSAIWITPVVKNISGYDYHGYHASNFKEVDPRYLSQGISYQTLIDEVHKRGMKIIQDVVFNHTGNFGEENLYPLFKKDPTKADTAANLLNIAPAGLLPSNYSTLTPAAQYQARIAAMKEDTKDTTFKYHHEKSLSWESYTVQTGQIAGDAVDLNTENPTTYNYLIDAYNRYIDMGVDAFRVDTVKHISRLTFNKVFNPAFKARGGSNFYMFGEVATRYRQVWNSGIPAISTPFYTWAESKAYPWSSTDRTVNEAAVLQHWNENTNVATQPTSTNHLLNGNAYRAVNNSLRSGLDVIDFPMHWNFANARDAFGVAVGGDQYYADATWNVTYVDSHDYAPDGAPENQRFSLGQDVWAENLSLMFTFRGIPTLYYGSEVEFQKGMVIDVGPNKPLAQTGRAYFGDRITGAISVSNFGKYSGATGNIATTLEYPLAQHIRQLNLIRRAVPALQKGQYSLDGVSGTAMAFKRRFTSSSVDSFALVAVSGDATFTGIPNGTYTDAVTGDVKTVTNGTLTANAAGKGNLRVYVLSTSLTPAPGKVVDRAGLTYLK